One window from the genome of Methanobrevibacter sp. encodes:
- a CDS encoding TIGR02253 family HAD-type hydrolase: MTKAVFFDIDDTLVDTSSFADLARHAAIESMCNNGLPLEPDEAYDLLKDIIKDKGSNYSKHFNILTQEVLGKEDPLLVAIGMTTYHNVKFALLRPFPRTSAILIYLKSKGYKLGAITNGITIKQWEKLVRLNLYHFFDIVITSEEVGVEKPDPEIYIEACRRMACDVKKSIMVGNKLDVDCMGAVNAGMSAILVNSTLDEDEKERVNEEDIDIIVLDSISDVDTVL, from the coding sequence ATGACAAAAGCGGTATTTTTTGATATTGATGATACACTTGTAGACACTTCAAGTTTTGCTGATTTGGCAAGACATGCGGCTATTGAGAGTATGTGCAACAATGGTTTGCCTTTGGAACCGGATGAAGCATATGATTTATTAAAGGATATCATTAAGGATAAGGGTTCAAACTATTCCAAACACTTCAATATCTTAACACAGGAAGTTTTAGGCAAGGAAGATCCTCTTTTGGTAGCTATTGGAATGACAACATATCACAATGTGAAATTTGCTCTTTTAAGGCCATTCCCTAGAACAAGTGCTATATTGATTTATCTTAAAAGCAAAGGATATAAGCTAGGAGCCATTACCAATGGAATCACCATTAAGCAATGGGAAAAGTTAGTCAGATTGAATCTATACCACTTTTTTGATATTGTAATCACTTCAGAAGAGGTGGGCGTTGAAAAGCCGGATCCTGAAATCTATATTGAAGCATGCAGAAGAATGGCATGTGACGTTAAGAAAAGCATCATGGTTGGAAACAAATTGGATGTTGACTGTATGGGAGCAGTCAATGCAGGAATGAGCGCTATTTTAGTCAATTCCACTTTGGATGAGGATGAAAAGGAAAGAGTGAATGAAGAGGATATTGACATTATTGTTTTAGACAGCATTTCTGATGTAGATACTGTCTTATAA
- a CDS encoding zinc-ribbon domain-containing protein produces the protein MAIILCPDCGKEQDNLNKFCRNCGADLSKVKVEPEMNSDSINESVDENLSQKSIDVPIQKEDGTNTNELVILDSEEPKDESIKEDNDESAEFSESTESNEAVKEENVETNESNVKKCGKCGTELKFGEKFCPNCGQSTDSVNDNYPKNFCPNCGEKLAQTVKFCPNCGFDFKNISGNANKNMSNPSYGQNLPVRKESIVSVILSFVFPGLGQFYNGNSTKGIYFIILAVVSIILTVILIGALIYILIWLWSIIDAYNSAEKLNRGEFVEDKLF, from the coding sequence ATGGCAATTATTTTATGTCCCGATTGTGGAAAGGAACAGGATAACTTGAATAAATTCTGTAGGAATTGTGGAGCGGACTTATCTAAAGTGAAAGTCGAGCCTGAAATGAATTCAGATTCAATCAATGAATCTGTAGATGAGAATCTTTCTCAAAAATCCATTGATGTTCCGATTCAAAAGGAAGATGGAACCAATACTAATGAATTGGTTATTTTGGATTCTGAAGAACCTAAAGATGAATCCATTAAAGAAGATAATGATGAATCTGCTGAGTTTAGTGAATCAACTGAATCCAATGAAGCTGTTAAGGAAGAAAATGTGGAAACTAATGAATCCAATGTAAAGAAATGTGGCAAGTGTGGCACTGAATTGAAATTTGGAGAAAAGTTCTGTCCTAATTGTGGCCAATCCACTGATTCTGTAAATGATAATTATCCTAAGAATTTCTGTCCTAATTGCGGGGAAAAATTGGCTCAGACGGTAAAGTTCTGTCCTAACTGTGGCTTTGACTTTAAAAATATTTCTGGCAATGCCAATAAGAATATGAGTAATCCTAGCTATGGTCAGAATTTGCCTGTAAGAAAAGAATCTATAGTTTCAGTGATTCTATCATTTGTTTTCCCAGGACTTGGACAGTTCTATAATGGGAATTCCACTAAAGGAATTTATTTCATAATTCTTGCAGTGGTTTCAATCATTCTGACTGTAATATTGATTGGTGCATTGATCTATATATTGATTTGGCTATGGTCAATAATTGATGCGTATAACTCTGCTGAAAAATTGAATAGGGGAGAATTTGTTGAAGATAAGTTATTTTAA